The DNA segment gctacagagacacttgctcatccatgttctttGTCATTctatccataatagccagaaattggaaacagcttaGATGGCCAACAAGtaatgaatggaaaatgaaatgaaagtgtgatgcaatggaatattattcagctgttaagaaaagtaaaattatgaaattttcaggtaaatggatggagctagaaacaatcattttgagttaggtaacccagacagagaaagacacatattgcatattttctcttctatgcAGGTGTTAGCTTTTAAATTTAGATGTGTTTTTCAATCCAAATAACTATAGAGGTCAGGAAACTAATAAAGGACCAGAGTGGAGGAGAGGATCTTCCAAGGAAGGGAAAATATAATGGTATAAAGAGATAAAGGAAAACTAGAATAGAAGGGTTAAATAAGGAGAGGGATGGGAAGGCAAGGTAAAGGATAGGATGTGGTAAGGGACAACAAAGGCTAAAGCCTTTTGAAATGCCATGTGGAagcctactactgtagaagcttcctaaattgtatactttttgtcttttgtcttttagtttagtttgtgtgtgtgtgtgtgtgtgtgtgtgtgtgtgtgtgtgtgtgtgagagagagagagagagagagagagagagagagagagagagagagagagagagagagattgagaaaaaGTGAACATGAATTTATGTAGGAAGAGaagtgaggaggatctgggaggagtcagaggagggGAAAATATAATTGCAATACATTGttggaaaaaattaataaaaataagaaacttttaATGAATGAAATTGTATGGTTTCTAGGAAAATGAATGCGACCTGAGATCACCATATTAAgcaaactgagacccagaaaaaccgatattgtattttgtttcatttctggaATATCTATTTTCTACAGAGACGCAAAACATTTTTATATGGCATATATAtaacagaaagcagaagaaaagcgAGCAAGGGGAAGAGTAGCAGGACGAAGAACAgggaaactgaaaaaagaaagtttGGAAAGTGAAtatggcactggggaggcagagccaggcgtatctctgtgagttcaaggccagcctggtctacagagtgagttccaggaaaggcacaaagctacacagagaaaccctgtctcaaaaagcccccccccccaaaaaaaatgtataagaaaaaggaaattgaataTGGTAATGGCATACCTCAAAGAAACTGTCTTTATGAACCCTAAAAATATGTGCAATAAATAGtcaccaattaaaaataaagtttttaaaggcaaaagacACCCATGCATCAGCCTGGGTCCTCATTATCCAGGCTGCCTGAAGCATCCACAGGCCCCCGGATGCCATGCAGCTCAGGCAAAAAGAAAGACACCCAagggaagcctgagtcctcatagTCTAGGGTGCCTGCCTGGAGCCTTGTGGATCAGGCGGGTAAAAAACACCCACGGGGCAGCCTAGGTCCTCATGGCAGCCTGAAACACCCACATTCCCACCCAGTGCCACAAGGCGTCAGGCCATTGGGTGTCTTTATGATGAGCGAGTATATTATAGTGGTGAaatcagagagaaggagaggctgTGTTAAGACGCAGGTCTGAAGAAGCAAGGGCTCTGAGGAATGGGCTGAGTTTGGTGACCTGCTTGCCACCAGGTTACCATGACCAGCGTGACGTCCAGGCCTGGGCTGATGCTGGGTCTGTGACAGCCAGGGTCTATGGAGATGTCCATAAACCATGTTGCCAAGAGGGCCCTAGGGATACCCAGGATATTGGCCACCACTTGCAACCATAGTTGTCCATGGGCCCGTACCCCCACCAAGGCCAtgttgatctgagtggcctgtgcttccACCCAGGGCACTTGATGCCACTGGGCCTGGGTtgctgccaggggccatgtctgggtccatgcccctgtagcagcaagggtctgtgttgatattcAAGGCTTCAGTAATCACTGAAGGCTGTACGGTGACTGGGTTCTGGTCAAACACCTGAGTCCGTGTTGCTCTCCCAGGGCCATGCATCCACTGGAGCCATGCTAATCTGAatgacctgtgctgccacccagggccatggtgacatccaagcCTGGGCTGTGGCAAGGgggcatgtctgggtccatggccctacgaCAACCAGCGTGGGTCTGAGTCAATGCCCGTGGCTCCTGATACCAAAAAAGGGTATGCTGATGCCAGGGGTCTGGACCACCTGTGGGGGTCCTGTGGATCTGAGTgggctgtgctgccacctggggccatggtgacatttgAGCCCAGGCTACTGCATTGGATCGTGTCTGGGTCGATGATCCTATCACAGTTGGGGCCTGTGATGTACATGGCCTGTGGtgccaccaaaggtcacagatgcccagggtctaggctGCATCCTGAGGCGATATTGGTATCCAAGGGTCATGCTGCAGTTGGGGCCATGGTGTCCTCTGGGCCAGTGCTGCTGATCCAGGGCCAGACATGAATGTCTGGGTTCCTGGCTCTACAGCAGCCAAGGTCTGTGCTGAAGTCTGTGGTTTCTTATACCGTAGAAGTCAATGCAgatgccaggggtctgggccgccacctgtggccatgttggtgtgtGAGAGATTCACTACCATGGTGATCAGACCAATTCAAGTGGCCTGTGCAGCCACACATggctgggcccaggctgctgctgtgagccatgtctgggtctgtggcccaaCAGCAGCCAGGCTCTAGTCTGATGTCCATGGCTTGTGTTGCCACACAGGAGCCATGtgtgttgaaatccaagggccaTGTTGAACCAGCCCTGTCCCTCATTGGCTCCTGGATAGCTGTCCTTGGCCCTCCCTGGACACTCTAGGAGGAGAGCTGACACTGCCCCCCTCCATGGGAGAGTTGACCCAAGCACTCCTCCGGAGAGCTGGCCCAAATGACATGGCCctaggagagatggctctgtcccCCACCTGAGGGGGTGGTTCCAATCGCTTGGACAGACCAGTTCAACTACCACCCAGACTCAcaccctgggccttgggttggcccatcCTAACAGTTGCCCCATTTTTGACCTGCTGGAATTTGGAATgagactggtcctgcagaactaTAACCTcagaatctccatgactcagggcaacaagAGAATATTCAAGAGGAAGTTTCCAAGAAGGCCTggcccagtgatgatggtgtaccagaaaccagaggccttgaaccagaccaatgactcactgtaATGAACATTTTTGTAGGTGAGGCTGATTGGATAAAAGGGGTATACTGCATGATGCAACCCTCTCCCAATgtcactaggatgaatgaagagctGTCATAAAGATGGGGGAGCCAGGTGGGggtttattttttggttgttcTGTTTTCAATTTATTTGGGGAACATACCACAAGggtgagagagagaatgcagggactgggaggtgagcagggtTGGAGTGCAcgatataaaattttcaaagaatcaataaagaattatgtttaaaataaaaacataaagtttttaaaaattgaagatttaaatgaataaaataaaaaaacccaaatagcACAAGTAGAGTGTGATTCTTAATACTGTCAACTTGAATCTATAATCACCTGGGAAAGGAGctacctctgggcatgcctgtgggggggCTGTTAATTGTGTTaagtgaggtaggaagacccacccaccTAAGGTGGTGTAGTTTTCTGTTTGGGGAATCCTAGACTGTATAAAATAGAGGAAGCAAGCTGAGAGCTAACATGGCATGTATCACGTGCTGATTGTGGCTGCAAAGGTGACCAGCTACAATCTCTGTTGCCTTTGAAGTCTTTGAAGGCCAGCTATGAGTTACCTGACATGGGGAACAGTATCCTTGCATTGTGAAGCAAACCATTTCTCTCCGCAGTTGCTTTTGGAGAGGCTAGATTTCTAGCACAGCAACAGGAACAGAAACTAAGGCACAAATTGGTAGAGAAGTGGGGCTGCAGCTGTGATAAACCTGAGTGCTTCTTTCGCCTCCCTCTGTAATCGTTCTGGGCTGAATTGTGCAAGAGTTTGGTACTTAGGACTAGAAAACTTAAACAGGCTCAAAGGAGAGGGTTTAATGGGCAATTCTGGTAGAAGTTTGAAAGACAAGGACTCTGAGACACATGTAGACACATGAGGCCAACTCGTGAGGTTTCAAAAGGAACCCTAGCATGATATTTTGGCCACGAATCTGTCTTCATTCTCTCCATATTCTGAGAAGCTGGGTGAAGCTCAATTTAAAGATAACGGGCTAATTTGTTTTGCAGAGGAAAGTTCAAGCCGGGCAAGCatatgctggagagatggctcagtggttaagagtacggggtgctcttctagaggacctgggttcaattcctggcccCCACATAATTGCTCACAATATCTGTAACTTCAAtaccatgggatccaatgcccttttctggcctctatggccaTCAAGCACACAAGCAgtgtacaggcatacatgcaggtaaaacatggGGAATGGTATCCTTGCATTTTGAAGCAAACCATTTCTCTCCTAagtttccttccatttctctccatacacataaagaaaatacatttcaaagCAGGTGAGTATTCAGGTAAGTTCGGAGGAAGCAATTGTAACTGCTCAAGAGATCAGCACTACCTGTGCTGCACTGGGATGATAGGAAAGGTGTTCTGAGGGCAAAGCATAAGTCCTTGGAGACTCCATCCTGTGACGATCCTAACTCATTGAAAGAGAGAAAGTCTAAGCAAAAgaccttccttttatttttcaaaagcagcTGCCTGAGAAAGTGCTCTCCCTAGAAGTATATAATGTCTTTTTCATTTGGTGAGCTCACAACTAAGAAACGCCAGCGTTTTCAGTATTTGGAACTGGTTGTGGATGGTCACTCCACCACATTACAACTCCTCCTCCAAAGgttcagggaacactgcagaagaggggggCAAAAGGATTCTAAGATCCAGAAGTCAGACTGTAAGATCCAGAAGGAGGACTGTCATAAAACAATGTCTTTTAGATATGACAGGCAATGGCCCTCAATTTCAACAGCTATAATTGCATACACAACACACTAGTCCTGCATATGATCTATCCAGCAGAGTTGGTGGAGAAGTTCACAAGGCTCCTATCCTGGTAGATAAGCTACAGGCAGTTGAGAACTGCCAGGGGAGAGTAAGTCATATTTCTTCAGTGATAAGGTCCCTGGTAGGTTGTCCATCCTACAGTGGACAGCCCTACGCCCATGTGCATATGGACAACGAGTTGGACTCAGTagattatatataaaaacaaatgaagtaaAGATGGGGATGTGGGAAGATAGACatggaaggtgggaggaggcagtgagtataaaaacaaaatatattcatgaatgaaagaaaaataatgcagataattcaaacaaacaaaggaaagtgTTGGAACTGTATATGGAGACTTTTAAAGCTGGACTGAATGCGTTTTATGCCATAACATGGTCGTGAGCCTATGAGGACAAAGGGACGGAAGGTTATGGCTGAAAAGAGATGTGTTTGGGTGTCATGTTGACAAGGGGTAGAGTTGTGATAGCTGCAGTTGCAAGCTGACAACGGAGAAAGCCCAGTACTTACATAACACTCATCTCTTTTCATTGTAGAGGttatgtgaccagctgcttcaaactcCTGCCATGATGGAACATACTCTTGAAACATGAGATATAATAAACtttttcccttaagttgctttcataagggtattttatcacagtaacaggaaaagaaactaaggcaaAGAAAGTGAACAGGATACTATGAAATAACTTATATCTTGACAGTCAGATAACTGGAACCATgaataatttcattctttggTCCTTACAGTTACATAAagatataaatacatgtatgtaaacatatatactTCTATGCAAACACATTGCATATATAATTCAATTGTTTATATAGCATGTGACATGATAATTATAAGATAAATATCTATTTTGTGCATATATAGTCAAAGATAATCAGCAGTAAAGGGTATCCAAATCATgtaaaaataatctgaaaaatCTATTCTAAAATACCAACAAATTATGCTACAAGATATGGAAAAACTTGACACTATTTGGTTATTTGAAAGCATACTTCAACAGTGACTAATCTCAATTATTTTTTAACCATTGATTTGCATCTTATAAGCTTATATATAAACTACGGTTCATAACAGTTTAAGCAGTGGagagaattttcttttatttagtctCAAACTTGGTTAAGGTCaaagctacataacaagttcattTAGATGTTTTTCCTTGCAAATATAGTCTCTTATTTCCATTCAAAGCTTGATCGTTGATggtgaatgaaaattaaaagactagcttcttttcatttgctttgttgGAAAGTGAAAGTTTTTTGAACAAATTTGTTGGAAGTGAAAGTTCTCTTTAGAAATGTATAGACATCAACTGAAGACATGCAGTCATTTGTGGTGGTACTAGACTCCtaagaattttcattttgttgtccGTCACCTTAACTGTGTTCACAACAGAGCCTTCAAATTAAATGAGTCACTCAGTGTTTTCTAACTGTTCATATGTTCTAATAATTGACAAGATCACATGTTTTCTGTATTTGCTAATGATATAAACAGGAAGTTACAAAATACATATAAAGGGAAGTTTAAAATTATGCCATCTAACTTCATTGCAATTTGTTCCTCGTTATTTTTGAAAGTAATGGTTTTATAACCAGTTGTTCTACTGAAAGTTAGTTTCCCGTTGGAGTCAAAGTACACCAAAGTCATTCTGAATACTACATTCCGTATCTGTTTTAAACAGGCAGAACCATCACACGGTTGTCGGTTTTGCTTAAAAATGATATAACGGTTGGTAAAGATGATATGTAAAGGAAAGCTAAATTTGCAATGTGACCACTTCCAGGAGTATTTACCATCTCTGCTGATCTTTGTACCACATCTCATGCTACATCCTTCAAGTTCTTTTTCATTGATGATTCGCGGACCAATTTCCCTGTGTTGTTGGGAGTGGAGAAAAGTCAGCCATTGTTGTTTATAAATGGGTGACAACCATTCTAAAGGTATTAGACGATCACGTTCAAGAACAGTTGTGGAAGCTAGGTCACAGATGACATGCTGAAACCTCAGTTTTTTAAACACTGGTTGAAATATTAGTCCTTCTTCACTTTCAAGAAAAGTGATGTTCTTACTACCTTCCATGTGCTTGGAAAGCCAGCTGTTGGCATTAGCTAAAAGCTGTTCCACTGAACCTTTCCAGTGAGGATTAAGATAAAGGAATAGCCACTCTTTGAGTGTGGTGTATATATCAATTTCCCTTTGCATCACCAGCAGGTCTGATGAAGACACAAGAAGGTACATGAGCTTTATGTCAATTTCTTTGTAAAGTCCAACATTCGGGTATATCATCAAATGACAAAGAAGCCATTCAAAGCACTGGGTCTTTACAGACTTCAGTTGATAGGTTTCTGCTGCTGTATAGAACGAACACACGTTTTTCATGTTAATGCTTCTCATCATGGTCTCCTTACATTGCTGAACTACCTGCTCTACCTGAAGCAGGCTTGCTGCTGCCAAAACATGAGGAACTTGGAGGGGCTTGATTGGCAGGACCTCGTCCCTGTACAAGGAACCAAACACAAAGTACAAGGATCTCACGTCTATGTCCTCGTTCTTAATCTCCAGTTCAATAATATCATTGTGCGATTCTTTCCAAGAACCTTTGAGCATATTAGCAAAGTAGCCTGACTGACATAAAAATACTTTGTGTAAAGGCCATGTTTTCCCAAGAGCACGGATTTTGATATCGCTGTCTTGCCCATCCAAAAATAAAGATTGGTAAGCATGCTTAGATGAGAGCTTCACTTTTTTCCTGCAGACGATGCCAAAAACTTGCTGTAGATTTACTCCCTGGTTCTCAGATCCGTGGATGTTAGAGCTGGGTGCCGGTCCGGAACAGTCCCAACTTCTCTGTTTGCGCTTGCGACTGCCTGACAGGAAACTGGGACCCGCAGTGGCTTCGGGCTGCTCTGCCTCTACAGGACTGGAATCACTGCATCTCAAGACTCGGCTGCTTAAAAGTCCCATTGATGAACTCTCCTGGAACCTCTCGAAGAGACTCTTGTAGAGGCTTTCCTCTCATGGCATTGCTGTAGTATGCCGGTACTGCCCAGGCTCACTGGATACCTCTGACGCATTCTCAAACGTCACAGAGAAGGCAGGCCTTTCCTTACTGTCTACTTCTGCCCTCCTAGAGCAGCGGCCCCACCCCTTGCCAACAGGCCGTTTTAAATGTCTGGAGTGTGACCTAGCTTCttggcttcttccttcctccctccctccttccctttctcccctcctttcgtctctcctcccttcccttctacctaatttccttccttctttcctctcttcccgtcttcttttcttttccccattcTCCGTCTCCtttcctctgccccctcctttccctccatggtttctgaatgggtctcactatgttgcttaAGCTGACCTCGACCTCACTCAAAGTCAAGAACCCACTGCCTTAGTCTTTtaagatgaatttttttctataagaTAACGACTAAGTCAAATTCATCTTGATGAGTGTTAAAGATTGTACATATTCCAACTCCCACCTCTAGAGTATGATAGTAGTATTGAATGTAATCATTTACCAACAATTTATAGCAATTTAAATGGTAAACATTGTTATTGCTTATTTTAGTAGTCGTCATTTTTCATTACTACAAAAGACAAGTATTAATTCCATGTATGTAGTTGTATGCATATGCCCAAAATTTCTGTGTATGCTTCACCTATTCatatatagatttaaaaatattttgtttgcttaGGGCTTCTTAAAAATCCAGTTATTTGCTGGTGTGGGAGAAAATGATAATGTTGAATTTAATGAGAATTAGGAGTCTTGCTTCTCTGTCTAGATCTGGGGCAAGAATGGGGTTGTTGTCATCCACAAATATTTCTTGGCTGTGTTCACAGAGCAGGAGGGGCCACCAGGCTGAGTAAACACCATGCTCTTGGCACGCAGagctctcttcccaccagccaggaAGACAGGGTTGCCGGCTTAGGCAGACCACAGACACAGTAGTGAGGGCGAAGTGAACGGAAAGGGTGGGGGttctcagaggacagagggatCAAAAATCCAGTTATTTgattaatatgtatatgtatgcatggtttatgtttttgttttactggTTTGCATTTGCCTATTAAGTTTCCTTGAGACTATTTACTGTAAATAAattgcaattctttttttaaaaggtcaaatatttatttgtttttatgtctctGAGCAGAACTTCTCTGTTATGAtagtttgtttgtgttctgacaaataaagcctgcctggagaacagagggcagagatagccactagttaaccatagaggccaggcagtgctggcgcacacctttaatcccagcacttcggaggaggaagcaggaagatcaggagttcaaggccaccctgggccagtctaaaagagaaacagagctaggcagtggtggctcatacttttgatctcagcacttgggaggctcaagcctttgatcccaacactaaGCTGGTAGAGACAGGATCTAAGCCTCATTCAGTCCAAGGATTCCTAGAGGGCTCTGCTTACCCCCATTCGGTCTGAGATTTCAtaaaggtaagaagtctctagtggctggctgctctgcatctctgatctttcagttttcaccctcaatatctgaatctgggtttttattgataagactaattggGATAGCACATCACTCCTCCCTATCTGAAATAAGATAAGTATCTTTCAATGTTTCCTTGCTGAACTTTAATAGTAATATTGAACTATTTTTCTAAATctcaatattaatattttatccaTTAGTAGattctcatattttaaaatgacaggGCATTTTACAAAAGAGAGTATTCACTGTACGCCAGTTTTTTTTCAAACGGAAAAATAGTTCACCTATGTTCATGTTCACATAGAGAAAATGCAGAAAGTAATACAATTAAAGTTACCAAAGATTATCTTTGAATACTGTCACTGTGAGCCATGTCAGACCCAAACCCATACAGGACAGACTGCATCATACTTTTCATCCTTTTTACCGGTAGATTGTGTGAGTGAGGCTTTATTAGCTTGTGCAGGGCCCATCATGTCTTCACAAAACACACCAATCTCATAGTAATATGCACAGAAAATGGCAACTAAATGCCCAAGGTTATTTTCGCAGAATAGTTTTTATCTATTCATTCACTGTCACAAACCAGCAGCTAATGCACTGTTTGTCAGATGTTCATTATTTGTGGAATTAATAACTCATATTTCACCCCgattttcaaatattaattgTGTTAcctttttaattatgttttcctTGTTTTGGTATTGCTTACAATTGACAACTTAAAATTGTATTGCACATATggattgaaatgtgatttttgatGCAATATGAAATGATTAAATGAAGTCAATTAACAATTATCATCTTAACATTTGTTGTGATAATATACTTAAAAATACTGTCAGTTATCTTGAAAAAACAGTGTATTTTATTGGCATTTCCTTGCATAAATGCAAGGATAGTTTTATACCCTTCTTCCAAGAAGCAGGTGAGAATAAAggattcataatttaaaaaacataaagaactTAACATTCTTTTAGTCTGTATCCATTTTCATAATTGctttgaagacattttctttcatctgGGACATGTCGCCCTTCACAGATTTGCCTGTAACTTGCCTATCTAAACTTGTTGGTTCATAACTTCTGTTAGCTCCACCATTTCTCTACCTAGTTTTTGCCTGCTTGACCTGTCTTTTGTTATTAGggaggtattgaagtctcccactatcagtgtatgAGGGTCgctatgtgatttaagctgtccTCGTAGTTCTTGGATCCCTTGTGTCTGGGGCATagattgttttgtctttgtttttatttatacctcgtgtctttcacatcatgcatctgatcccattcatctccctttctctccatatctgtcttttgtctttggaaccctgccccccaaataaaataaaagaaaatttaagagaaaa comes from the Peromyscus maniculatus bairdii isolate BWxNUB_F1_BW_parent chromosome X, HU_Pman_BW_mat_3.1, whole genome shotgun sequence genome and includes:
- the LOC102925989 gene encoding germ cell-less protein-like 2, with amino-acid sequence MGLLSSRVLRCSDSSPVEAEQPEATAGPSFLSGSRKRKQRSWDCSGPAPSSNIHGSENQGVNLQQVFGIVCRKKVKLSSKHAYQSLFLDGQDSDIKIRALGKTWPLHKVFLCQSGYFANMLKGSWKESHNDIIELEIKNEDIDVRSLYFVFGSLYRDEVLPIKPLQVPHVLAAASLLQVEQVVQQCKETMMRSINMKNVCSFYTAAETYQLKSVKTQCFEWLLCHLMIYPNVGLYKEIDIKLMYLLVSSSDLLVMQREIDIYTTLKEWLFLYLNPHWKGSVEQLLANANSWLSKHMEGSKNITFLESEEGLIFQPVFKKLRFQHVICDLASTTVLERDRLIPLEWLSPIYKQQWLTFLHSQQHREIGPRIINEKELEGCSMRCGTKISRDGKYSWKWSHCKFSFPLHIIFTNRYIIFKQNRQPCDGSACLKQIRNVVFRMTLVYFDSNGKLTFSRTTGYKTITFKNNEEQIAMKLDGIILNFPLYVFCNFLFISLANTENM